In Paraburkholderia terrae, a genomic segment contains:
- a CDS encoding DUF4123 domain-containing protein, whose translation MYLDFENGMLARFRAMHAELTASDPGVRLYALVDIGRMEVRERDFLFNDWDSQHIPLYSGSGLDHLEQTGPTLFAMPDIQGEETYTASFLNQQVNPLMVFWKVLQLAEIDAQLVSWVWTSCDMEPFVDHLQTLLHARLGPTEDDVWFFFYQPSYLQVLHRSLPDETRRHVFGPCHAWWTLNTRKRLVELAGESCTIPRAWDAFPIPAKTVTELQREVIPRQVLEWLDKATPGLIKSRHPNERMEEIGPFVTRALDYGLYSKTDVAAFVAYGLHYLHNYDTHPVLQQMLADQSASRLPLIDRYRAIGGDVWQEVLTTRQQRVDEEKRANWHSKLQEAGRVKTTLRFVNARGKDINFVRFWFTDDEHIEYQKIHGGIKWNPRSPSFIERNHMEVPVPGLRMTVYWSEPYGWSEKHVLTVKGDLPIDENSGVLEVTLISKNPEAVMHSIDPLDLSKTREQK comes from the coding sequence ATGTATCTCGACTTCGAAAACGGTATGCTTGCGCGCTTTCGTGCAATGCACGCAGAGCTGACGGCATCCGATCCAGGGGTGCGCCTATACGCACTTGTCGATATCGGCCGCATGGAAGTCCGGGAACGGGATTTTCTGTTCAACGACTGGGATAGCCAGCACATACCACTCTATTCGGGTTCCGGCTTGGACCACCTGGAGCAGACCGGCCCGACGCTTTTCGCAATGCCCGACATACAGGGGGAAGAAACCTACACGGCCAGCTTCCTCAATCAGCAGGTGAATCCGCTGATGGTCTTCTGGAAGGTATTGCAACTGGCTGAAATAGACGCGCAGCTTGTCTCGTGGGTCTGGACGTCGTGCGACATGGAGCCGTTTGTCGATCACCTGCAAACTCTGCTTCACGCGCGTCTCGGCCCTACCGAGGATGACGTTTGGTTCTTTTTCTACCAGCCATCGTACCTGCAGGTACTGCATCGCTCGTTACCGGACGAGACGCGAAGGCACGTGTTCGGTCCGTGTCATGCGTGGTGGACATTGAACACGCGAAAACGGCTAGTCGAACTGGCCGGTGAAAGCTGCACGATACCCCGCGCGTGGGATGCCTTTCCTATTCCAGCAAAGACCGTGACGGAGTTGCAGCGGGAGGTAATCCCGCGACAGGTACTCGAATGGCTCGACAAGGCCACGCCCGGCCTCATCAAGTCCCGTCACCCCAACGAACGAATGGAGGAAATTGGGCCGTTTGTTACGCGTGCGCTGGACTATGGTCTTTACAGCAAAACCGATGTCGCGGCATTCGTCGCCTACGGACTTCATTACCTTCACAACTACGACACGCACCCGGTATTGCAGCAGATGCTTGCAGATCAGAGCGCATCGAGACTGCCGCTGATCGATCGATATCGTGCAATAGGCGGCGACGTATGGCAGGAAGTGTTAACGACTAGACAACAACGAGTTGATGAAGAAAAGCGCGCAAATTGGCACAGCAAGCTACAGGAAGCGGGCCGCGTAAAGACGACTCTGCGTTTTGTGAATGCGAGAGGAAAAGACATTAACTTCGTCCGCTTTTGGTTCACGGATGACGAACACATCGAATATCAGAAAATACACGGCGGCATCAAGTGGAACCCTCGCTCGCCGAGTTTTATCGAACGTAATCATATGGAGGTTCCAGTCCCGGGTTTGCGGATGACGGTCTACTGGAGCGAGCCTTATGGGTGGTCGGAAAAGCATGTGTTGACCGTTAAAGGCGATCTTCCAATTGACGAAAATAGCGGTGTACTGGAAGTCACGCTGATTAGCAAGAATCCCGAAGCCGTGATGCATTCCATCGATCCGCTCGATCTATCGAAAACAAGGGAACAAAAATAA
- a CDS encoding DUF3304 domain-containing protein, with the protein MKIDTGKRIVLAIFTAATPLLGCASLSQIGYVPEVAVFTANYTDKYVYYSLDDADDRPLNIGGSAHPFKNGGTGGTDCCRSMPDAGQKITVRWQEGTKDINADQTPLLHKTVIVRGSSPPSGDRFNYMIVRFFSGQQVEVEILSDPNGPRATRNPRRDQIFYGQRVMRKIGE; encoded by the coding sequence ATGAAAATAGATACGGGAAAACGAATAGTACTCGCGATTTTCACAGCTGCTACACCGTTGCTTGGCTGCGCGAGCCTTTCACAAATCGGCTACGTGCCAGAGGTCGCTGTCTTTACCGCTAACTACACCGACAAGTACGTCTACTACAGCCTGGACGACGCCGATGACCGGCCGTTGAATATTGGGGGCAGCGCTCATCCATTCAAAAACGGTGGAACTGGCGGCACAGACTGTTGCAGGTCGATGCCGGATGCCGGGCAGAAAATCACCGTTCGGTGGCAGGAAGGGACCAAGGATATCAACGCGGACCAGACGCCCCTTCTCCATAAAACAGTCATAGTGAGAGGCTCGTCGCCTCCGTCTGGTGACAGGTTTAACTACATGATCGTTCGGTTCTTTTCCGGCCAACAAGTAGAAGTGGAAATTCTCTCTGATCCAAATGGACCAAGGGCCACGCGAAATCCAAGACGCGACCAGATTTTCTATGGTCAACGAGTGATGCGAAAAATTGGAGAGTAG
- a CDS encoding T6SS phospholipase effector Tle1-like catalytic domain-containing protein, giving the protein MQDWFTDSHEAFWKAIKTLTQLHAEEFDTCTTCDQQPWISFFFDGTGNNKNADIANEKLSNVARLYEGHASDAPLIVRHYLEGIGTRFDSSDPSWIDDIRDSELLGGGTGLGGDARLKRAMRLLNDSLSTNHRVTRIDVAVFGFSRGATLARAFVNKLLDKVERINGIPHWPCPTADDGKSAPLHIRFLGLFDTVESVGMPAHDFSDMLMRVPNEVEQCLHLVAGHEVRSAFPLTRLGVMTDTHREFVYPGVHSDVGGGYKPGEQARIDTLARIPLNRMRLEAAIAGVPFTPPALLDKKTSDLFDYGADLKTAFDEFEAAADIGTTLDAKMAAHMRLYYGWLKARYQTNPCDVYKGVCGANSQSEKDLERIRSSHTTITAQMDSLNWRRYWMEVEKTNPCEWHDRAKNGGVPPKLSAEEQAYYEAWLNPPVLSDNLIRFFDQYVHDSRAGFESFIGKGLYLTAREIISPSGEQTNVVKNPPTIAGTDSISSNQLTPLGSTHVQATPSVTR; this is encoded by the coding sequence ATGCAGGACTGGTTTACCGATAGTCACGAAGCGTTTTGGAAGGCGATCAAGACTCTCACTCAATTGCACGCGGAAGAGTTCGATACCTGTACCACTTGTGACCAACAGCCTTGGATCAGTTTCTTCTTCGACGGGACCGGAAACAACAAGAATGCAGACATCGCGAATGAAAAACTATCTAACGTTGCGAGACTTTATGAGGGGCACGCGAGCGACGCGCCTTTGATCGTCCGACACTACCTGGAAGGAATCGGGACACGATTTGATTCGAGTGACCCAAGCTGGATAGATGATATTAGAGATAGCGAGTTATTAGGTGGCGGAACAGGACTAGGGGGAGATGCGCGATTGAAACGAGCAATGCGTCTGCTCAACGATTCGTTATCCACAAATCATCGCGTTACGCGTATTGACGTAGCCGTTTTTGGCTTCTCGCGCGGCGCGACGTTGGCGCGCGCCTTCGTCAACAAACTGCTCGATAAGGTTGAACGCATCAATGGCATACCACACTGGCCCTGTCCGACTGCTGACGATGGCAAGAGCGCGCCGCTGCATATCCGATTTCTCGGACTCTTCGATACGGTCGAGTCAGTCGGAATGCCCGCACATGACTTTAGCGATATGTTGATGCGTGTGCCAAACGAAGTAGAACAGTGTTTGCACCTTGTGGCCGGACACGAAGTCCGCTCAGCATTCCCGCTTACGCGACTGGGAGTGATGACAGATACACATCGTGAGTTTGTCTATCCTGGCGTGCATTCCGACGTGGGCGGCGGATACAAACCGGGCGAGCAGGCGCGCATTGACACGCTTGCACGTATCCCGCTTAACAGAATGCGCCTTGAAGCTGCGATAGCCGGAGTTCCCTTCACACCACCCGCGCTTCTCGATAAGAAGACCTCAGACCTCTTTGACTATGGCGCAGACTTGAAAACAGCTTTTGACGAGTTTGAGGCTGCGGCGGATATCGGAACCACTTTAGACGCCAAGATGGCTGCACACATGCGTCTTTATTACGGGTGGCTGAAAGCCCGGTATCAGACAAACCCATGTGATGTGTACAAGGGCGTTTGCGGCGCAAATTCACAGAGCGAAAAGGACCTTGAGAGAATCAGGTCTTCCCATACAACGATCACTGCGCAGATGGACTCGCTCAACTGGCGGCGTTACTGGATGGAGGTTGAGAAGACAAACCCGTGCGAGTGGCACGACCGCGCAAAAAACGGCGGCGTACCACCGAAACTTTCCGCGGAAGAGCAGGCTTACTATGAAGCCTGGCTCAACCCGCCAGTACTTTCCGACAACCTGATCCGTTTCTTCGATCAATATGTTCACGACTCGCGAGCTGGATTCGAATCGTTCATCGGCAAGGGGCTGTATCTGACAGCGCGGGAGATCATTTCGCCGTCCGGAGAACAGACCAATGTCGTCAAAAATCCTCCCACCATAGCCGGAACGGACTCCATTTCCTCGAACCAGCTTACGCCCCTCGGAAGCACACATGTTCAGGCCACGCCGTCAGTCACGCGATAA
- a CDS encoding amino acid synthesis family protein — protein MKLEVRKLVTYVEETFIEGGKAAARPLKLIGAAAVLRNPWAGRGFVEDLKPEIHGLAPQLGEMLTAEMLRVAGSGDAIEGYGKAAIVGTSGEIEHASALIHTLRFGNYYRKAVGAKSYLSFTNLRGGPNCPIAIPLMHKHDEGMRSHYLTVQFSIVDAPAPDELVIALGASIGGRPHHRIGDRYQDLKELESNEA, from the coding sequence ATGAAGCTGGAAGTGCGCAAGCTGGTCACGTACGTCGAAGAGACCTTTATCGAAGGGGGCAAGGCTGCGGCCCGGCCGCTGAAGCTGATCGGCGCGGCGGCCGTGCTGCGCAACCCGTGGGCGGGACGCGGCTTCGTCGAAGATCTGAAGCCGGAGATTCACGGCCTGGCGCCCCAACTCGGCGAAATGCTGACGGCTGAAATGCTGCGCGTCGCCGGTTCGGGCGATGCGATCGAAGGGTATGGCAAGGCGGCTATCGTCGGTACGTCGGGCGAGATCGAGCATGCGTCCGCGCTGATCCATACGCTGCGTTTCGGCAACTACTACCGGAAAGCCGTCGGCGCGAAGAGCTATCTGAGCTTCACGAATCTGCGCGGCGGCCCGAACTGCCCGATCGCCATTCCGTTGATGCACAAGCACGACGAAGGCATGCGTTCGCACTATCTGACCGTGCAGTTTTCGATCGTCGACGCCCCTGCGCCCGATGAACTGGTGATCGCGCTCGGCGCATCGATTGGCGGCCGTCCGCATCATCGGATCGGCGACCGCTATCAGGACCTGAAGGAGCTCGAGTCCAATGAAGCGTGA
- a CDS encoding alpha/beta fold hydrolase, translating into MKREHVSGRTVSRGEAAGTSYSVYAPQSADAPETVVLVHGVGMNQSVWAPQIDALTAAYQVVVYDMLGHGNSTLPTPAPTLDEYASQLETLLDAMQIEQAHVVGHSMGALVALEFALAHPQRTLSVVALNAVYDRTPAQREAVMTRAAMLGDTPTENPAAAGVDATLSRWFGDPIPVHLTQSVQAVRDLLLSVDPVGYTRTYRLFASSDDAHVGRLAELAVPALFLTGEFDPNSSPSMSSAMAEAAPFGRAEIIANERHMMNVTDPARVNERLLAFLTEASAQRAATAANALHGSISGERHD; encoded by the coding sequence ATGAAGCGTGAGCATGTCTCCGGGCGCACCGTGTCGCGTGGCGAGGCGGCGGGCACGAGCTACAGCGTCTACGCGCCGCAGTCGGCGGATGCACCCGAGACGGTGGTGCTGGTCCACGGCGTCGGCATGAACCAGAGCGTGTGGGCGCCGCAGATCGATGCGCTGACGGCGGCGTATCAGGTTGTCGTGTACGACATGCTCGGCCACGGCAACAGTACACTGCCGACGCCCGCGCCGACGCTCGACGAATACGCATCGCAACTCGAAACGCTGCTCGACGCGATGCAGATCGAACAGGCGCATGTGGTCGGGCATTCGATGGGCGCGCTCGTCGCACTCGAATTCGCGCTTGCGCATCCGCAACGCACGCTGAGCGTCGTCGCGCTGAACGCGGTGTACGACCGCACGCCCGCACAGCGTGAAGCTGTGATGACGCGCGCCGCGATGCTCGGCGATACGCCCACGGAGAATCCCGCCGCGGCCGGCGTGGACGCTACATTGTCACGCTGGTTCGGTGATCCGATTCCCGTACATCTGACGCAATCGGTGCAGGCCGTGCGCGATCTGTTGTTGTCGGTCGATCCCGTCGGCTATACGCGCACGTACCGGCTTTTCGCCAGTTCGGATGACGCGCACGTTGGCCGCCTTGCAGAACTCGCCGTACCCGCGCTGTTTCTCACGGGCGAGTTCGATCCGAATTCGAGCCCGTCGATGTCGAGCGCGATGGCGGAGGCCGCGCCATTCGGCCGCGCGGAAATCATCGCCAACGAACGTCACATGATGAACGTCACCGATCCGGCGCGCGTCAACGAACGGCTGCTCGCGTTTCTGACGGAAGCCTCGGCGCAGCGCGCCGCGACAGCAGCGAACGCACTGCACGGATCGATCTCTGGAGAACGCCATGACTGA